Proteins from one Staphylococcus sp. IVB6214 genomic window:
- a CDS encoding ABC transporter ATP-binding protein codes for MKSNNPLVYLLKKITWPVGLIITAVVISSLGSLSGLLVPLFTGQMVDKFTLSSINPWFIGALILVFLLNALLSGIGYYLLNKIGEKMIYAIRSVLWQHIIHLKMPFFDQNESGQLMSRLTDDTKVINDFISQKLPNLLPSVITLIGSFIMLFILDWQMTLMTFITIPLFIIVMIPLGRIMQKISKNTQSEIAEFSGLLGRVLTEMRLVKVSNTEKLELEKAHDNLSEIYRLGLKQAKIAAVIQPISGIIMLATIGIILGFGGLRIASGAISAGTLVAMIFYVLNLSMPLINLSTLITDYKKAVGASSRIDEILHEPLEHITLPDENNRIFTGDLVFDHVDFGYDAQPVLQDVSLRIKPGAVTAFVGPSGSGKSTVFSLIERMYDVSHGTITYGGTSIYDLSLTDWRRKIGYVMQSNAMMNGSIRDNILYGIDREVSDEELIHYARLAHCHDFIMAFDQGYDTLVGERGLKLSGGQRQRIDIARSFVKNPDILLLDEATANLDSESERKIQEALETLMMNRTTIVIAHRLSTIKKAEQIIFLDQGRVTGVGRHETLMATHEKYQQFVETQSLTQQNQ; via the coding sequence ATGAAATCAAATAATCCATTAGTTTATTTATTAAAAAAAATCACATGGCCTGTCGGATTGATTATAACAGCAGTAGTAATCTCATCATTAGGCAGTTTGAGCGGCCTTCTTGTGCCTCTATTCACGGGTCAAATGGTTGATAAGTTTACTCTGTCATCCATTAATCCATGGTTTATAGGGGCGTTAATCTTAGTCTTTTTATTGAATGCCCTGTTAAGTGGTATTGGATATTATTTACTCAATAAAATTGGGGAGAAGATGATCTATGCCATTCGCTCGGTTTTATGGCAGCATATTATTCATTTGAAAATGCCTTTTTTTGATCAAAATGAAAGTGGGCAATTGATGAGTCGATTGACAGATGATACCAAAGTTATCAATGACTTTATTTCTCAAAAGCTTCCTAACTTGCTCCCATCTGTTATTACTTTAATAGGCTCATTTATTATGTTATTCATCCTTGATTGGCAAATGACTTTGATGACGTTTATTACAATTCCATTATTTATTATTGTGATGATACCACTCGGAAGAATTATGCAAAAAATATCCAAAAATACACAAAGTGAAATTGCGGAATTCAGTGGGTTGCTTGGGCGTGTGTTGACTGAGATGCGTTTAGTAAAAGTATCAAACACGGAAAAGTTAGAGTTAGAAAAAGCACATGATAACTTATCAGAGATTTACCGTCTCGGCTTAAAACAAGCAAAAATTGCTGCGGTGATTCAACCAATCTCTGGTATTATTATGCTCGCAACGATTGGTATTATTTTAGGATTTGGTGGTTTGCGTATTGCATCGGGTGCTATTTCTGCCGGGACACTTGTTGCAATGATTTTCTACGTTTTGAATTTATCTATGCCGTTGATTAATTTATCAACATTGATTACAGATTATAAAAAGGCAGTAGGTGCAAGTAGTCGAATTGATGAAATACTGCATGAACCTTTGGAACATATTACGTTACCTGATGAAAACAATCGTATTTTTACAGGTGATTTAGTATTTGATCATGTTGACTTTGGATATGATGCGCAGCCTGTGCTACAAGACGTATCTTTGCGCATTAAACCAGGTGCAGTAACAGCATTTGTTGGGCCATCTGGGTCAGGAAAAAGCACGGTATTTAGTCTGATTGAAAGAATGTATGATGTCTCGCATGGAACCATTACATACGGTGGTACATCTATATACGATCTCTCCTTAACTGATTGGCGTCGTAAAATCGGCTATGTGATGCAAAGTAATGCAATGATGAATGGATCGATTCGAGATAATATATTATACGGTATCGATCGTGAAGTCTCAGATGAAGAACTGATTCATTATGCACGCTTAGCACATTGTCATGACTTTATCATGGCGTTTGATCAAGGCTATGATACGTTAGTTGGTGAACGTGGTTTGAAGTTGTCAGGTGGACAAAGGCAACGAATAGATATTGCACGTAGCTTTGTGAAAAATCCAGACATATTACTGTTGGATGAAGCAACTGCTAATCTCGATAGTGAGAGTGAACGCAAAATTCAAGAAGCTTTGGAAACACTCATGATGAACCGAACGACGATTGTGATCGCGCATCGATTATCTACAATAAAAAAAGCAGAACAAATTATTTTCTTAGATCAAGGACGTGTTACAGGCGTAGGCCGTCACGAAACATTGATGGCAACACATGAAAAATATCAACAGTTTGTAGAAACGCAAAGTTTAACCCAACAAAATCAATAA
- the pbp4 gene encoding penicillin-binding protein PBP4, translating into MKKIFYTIIVVFFATISISPFAKANTLTPVDISQQAGYSVDNRFQPVGYVGISHTGQVLYNFEDHQQWDPASMTKLMTMYLTLKAIDDGKFKLTDTVKITDDHYRMSTLPELSNTKLYPGETYTVAELLQITVSASSNASSLILANLVSDSTSDFVDLMNQTAKDLGMNNTHYVNPTGAENRLLKDYAPERYRSESATVSSAHDYAILAQHTVNDTPDILTFTKQVAPTQHGVTYYTFNNLLEGADMSVPGTDGLKTGSSDVADYNSTVTTKRGQFRIHSVIMGVGDYYRIGGEEQRDMINASMINYLFDQYEYRQILSKGEHEINGTKYHVTQDFYDVVPKNMNDDYKFVVEDGKVHIDYDRKFITSSYGPPTVKVERPLIHTSKSIVESSWSAHPALTLFVLFFSVLLLSIPIYYVLLRFRK; encoded by the coding sequence ATGAAAAAGATATTTTACACGATCATTGTCGTATTCTTCGCTACCATCAGTATATCACCTTTTGCGAAGGCAAACACACTGACACCTGTCGATATTTCACAACAAGCAGGTTATTCTGTTGATAACCGGTTTCAACCAGTAGGATATGTTGGTATAAGTCATACTGGGCAAGTGCTCTATAACTTCGAAGACCATCAACAATGGGATCCAGCATCAATGACGAAGCTAATGACAATGTACCTTACATTAAAAGCCATTGATGATGGGAAATTCAAATTAACAGATACCGTGAAAATTACAGATGATCATTATCGTATGTCTACATTACCAGAGTTGAGCAATACAAAACTTTATCCGGGCGAAACATATACCGTAGCAGAACTTTTACAAATTACTGTATCAGCTTCAAGCAATGCGTCTTCACTCATTTTAGCTAACTTAGTATCTGATAGTACTTCTGATTTTGTAGATTTAATGAACCAAACAGCCAAAGATCTTGGTATGAATAACACACATTATGTCAATCCAACAGGTGCAGAGAATAGACTTCTCAAAGATTATGCCCCCGAGCGATATCGCTCTGAATCTGCAACCGTCAGTTCTGCTCATGATTACGCTATTTTGGCACAACATACCGTGAATGATACGCCAGATATTTTAACCTTTACCAAGCAAGTGGCACCGACACAGCATGGTGTAACATACTACACTTTCAACAACCTTTTAGAAGGTGCAGATATGAGCGTGCCGGGAACAGATGGTTTAAAAACGGGTTCAAGCGATGTGGCAGATTATAACAGCACCGTGACAACGAAGCGTGGTCAATTTAGAATTCATAGTGTCATTATGGGAGTCGGAGATTACTATCGCATTGGCGGCGAAGAACAGCGTGACATGATCAATGCTAGCATGATTAACTATTTATTTGATCAATACGAATATCGCCAAATCCTTTCAAAAGGTGAGCATGAAATCAACGGAACAAAATACCACGTTACCCAAGATTTTTACGACGTTGTTCCTAAAAATATGAACGACGATTACAAGTTCGTTGTTGAAGACGGCAAAGTCCATATTGATTATGATCGAAAATTCATCACATCTTCATATGGTCCACCAACTGTCAAAGTCGAACGCCCTTTGATTCATACGTCTAAGTCTATTGTAGAGTCAAGTTGGTCTGCACATCCCGCCTTAACTTTATTCGTTCTCTTCTTTTCAGTCTTATTATTGAGCATTCCAATATACTATGTACTACTGCGTTTTCGTAAGTAG
- a CDS encoding FeoB-associated Cys-rich membrane protein, with translation MTLLINLILLALIVGYSIFVLVRYFKRSKQGKCSACESNQQCPTENLPKHLQ, from the coding sequence ATGACACTTTTGATTAACTTAATACTTCTGGCACTTATCGTTGGCTATTCCATCTTTGTACTCGTTCGATATTTCAAACGTTCAAAACAAGGAAAATGTAGCGCATGCGAAAGCAATCAACAATGTCCAACAGAGAACCTTCCAAAACACCTACAATAA
- a CDS encoding FeoA family protein gives MIHVANAEIGTQYRIKSLNMDNAQLKHRLRALGCIEGSKVSIHQKGLFKGPCTLNINGQQICVRNCDACNIRLEYHYE, from the coding sequence ATGATTCATGTAGCAAATGCTGAAATCGGCACACAATATCGTATAAAGTCCTTAAACATGGATAATGCGCAATTAAAACATCGATTGCGTGCACTCGGTTGTATCGAAGGAAGTAAAGTCTCTATACATCAAAAAGGGCTTTTCAAAGGCCCTTGTACATTGAATATTAATGGCCAACAAATTTGCGTCCGAAATTGTGACGCTTGTAACATTCGATTGGAGTACCATTATGAGTAG
- the feoB gene encoding ferrous iron transport protein B, translating to MSSTYCILGNPNVGKTSLFNALTGSYEYVGNWSGVTVEKKLGKLKDQAGHLVDLPGIYDLVPISRDETVVTTYLLNEQFDGMVNIIDAAQIERNFNLTIQLMEFGAPLLIGLNMVDVASKRGIRIDHQKLMTQLRTPIIPVIARTGKGSSDVLKALSDHHVSTRRPLVIDYGEDIENLIRALVAKLPDTLTLANKHYRFLAIQYLLGNPAVKTYLGLELCEKLNTTIAATTSLSDADIVKQIQTCRQDYIQHILSDVVSYPDARKHHFTERVDALLTHKILGIPIFLGIMWLIFQTTFTWVGTPLSDQLDAFFGGPLTDFAKQTMTSIGIYPALQDMVTDGIIAGVGGVLVFVPQILVLFFFISLLEDSGYMARIAVIMDRIMEGFGLNGKSFIPMIIGFGCNVPGIMAARSIEEEKERLTTILIAPFMSCSARLPVYALFVGIFFAQHQALVVLSLYVLGIIVALIVSWILSKTVLKKDTSIFVVELPPYRLPSLKTLWRSTWEKGKGFVKKAGTFIFAGSVIIWLLNYAGPNGIDVPIEESFLHMIGAAIAPILIPLGFSSWQAAATLIPGFLAKEVIVSAMAIIYAVNDDALVSMVSTHFTALSAYSFMVFILLYVPCLATVAAIRKETTSWKWTLFAGTYPFVIAYVISMAIYQIGSLFI from the coding sequence ATGAGTAGCACGTATTGTATTCTCGGTAACCCGAATGTCGGTAAAACCTCACTCTTCAACGCACTGACAGGTTCATACGAATATGTGGGGAACTGGAGTGGTGTTACCGTAGAAAAAAAACTTGGAAAACTGAAAGACCAGGCGGGTCATTTAGTTGACTTACCTGGCATTTATGATCTTGTTCCTATTTCAAGAGATGAAACGGTCGTTACAACGTATCTACTCAATGAACAATTTGACGGGATGGTCAATATTATTGATGCCGCACAGATTGAGCGTAACTTCAACTTAACGATTCAATTGATGGAGTTCGGAGCCCCTCTACTCATTGGCTTAAACATGGTCGATGTTGCGAGTAAACGTGGTATTCGCATTGATCATCAGAAGTTAATGACACAACTACGAACACCGATTATCCCGGTGATTGCGCGTACTGGAAAGGGAAGTAGTGATGTTCTCAAAGCACTCAGTGACCACCATGTGTCAACGCGACGTCCGCTCGTCATTGATTATGGCGAAGATATTGAAAACTTGATTCGCGCACTTGTTGCAAAACTTCCTGATACGCTAACACTTGCGAATAAACATTATCGCTTTTTAGCTATTCAATATTTGCTTGGTAATCCAGCTGTCAAAACCTATCTTGGTCTAGAACTATGTGAAAAACTTAATACGACGATTGCTGCCACAACATCACTGTCAGACGCAGACATCGTAAAGCAGATCCAAACATGTCGACAAGATTATATCCAGCATATTCTCTCAGATGTTGTTTCGTATCCAGATGCACGCAAACACCATTTTACAGAGCGTGTCGATGCATTACTGACACATAAAATACTCGGAATTCCGATCTTTTTAGGCATTATGTGGTTGATTTTCCAAACCACTTTCACATGGGTTGGGACACCACTATCAGATCAATTAGATGCATTCTTTGGTGGACCACTCACAGACTTTGCCAAACAAACAATGACAAGCATCGGTATTTATCCGGCATTGCAGGATATGGTAACAGACGGTATTATTGCCGGTGTCGGCGGTGTACTTGTTTTCGTTCCACAGATTTTAGTCCTATTCTTCTTTATTTCTCTATTAGAAGACTCAGGCTATATGGCACGTATTGCAGTTATTATGGACCGCATTATGGAAGGATTTGGTCTTAACGGAAAATCTTTCATTCCAATGATTATCGGTTTTGGCTGTAATGTACCTGGTATTATGGCAGCACGTAGTATCGAAGAAGAGAAAGAACGCTTAACTACGATCTTGATTGCACCATTTATGTCATGTTCCGCACGACTACCTGTGTATGCTTTATTTGTAGGAATTTTCTTTGCACAACATCAAGCACTTGTAGTTTTAAGTTTGTATGTACTTGGCATTATCGTAGCATTGATTGTCAGCTGGATCTTATCCAAAACAGTGCTAAAAAAAGATACGTCTATTTTCGTCGTAGAACTCCCACCTTATCGGTTACCATCTCTAAAAACGCTATGGCGTAGCACATGGGAAAAAGGGAAAGGCTTTGTAAAAAAAGCAGGTACATTTATTTTTGCTGGTTCTGTTATTATCTGGTTGCTCAACTATGCAGGTCCAAATGGCATCGATGTACCAATTGAAGAAAGCTTCTTACACATGATTGGCGCTGCTATTGCACCGATTCTTATTCCACTCGGTTTCAGTTCATGGCAAGCAGCTGCAACACTGATACCAGGTTTCTTAGCTAAAGAAGTCATCGTCAGCGCTATGGCCATCATTTATGCTGTAAATGATGATGCGCTAGTATCAATGGTATCAACGCATTTCACTGCATTGTCTGCCTATTCATTTATGGTATTTATTTTGCTTTATGTTCCATGCTTAGCAACAGTTGCTGCGATTCGTAAAGAAACAACTTCATGGAAATGGACACTATTTGCAGGAACATACCCATTTGTCATCGCGTACGTCATTTCGATGGCAATTTATCAAATCGGCTCGCTTTTCATATAA
- a CDS encoding nucleoside transporter C-terminal domain-containing protein → MFLLINIIGLLVFLGVAVIFSRDRKNIQWGSVGVLIVLNLILAWFFVYFPAGTFVVEKGAAAISWLIDAAFSGIGFAFNSFTKTDQMDMAVAALMPILLVVPLFDILMYLGILPWIIRGIGWVLAKITRQPKFESFFGIEMMFLGNTEALAVSSEQLKRMNDARVLTIAMMSMSSVSGAIVGAYVTMIPGELVLTAIPLNIVNAMIVSSILNPIKLDPEEDVVYDLRSNEARQPFFSFLGDSVLNAGKLVLIIIAFVISFVALAELADRLIHLITGGFASLMHIKGSFGLDQILGVFMYPFALLLGLPFDEAWLVAQQMAKKIVTNEFVVMGEIAGEVNGYDPHRRAIISTFLISFANFSTIGMIIGTLKGIVKETTSDFVSKYVPMMLLAGILVSLLTAGFVGLFAW, encoded by the coding sequence ATGTTCTTATTAATTAATATCATAGGCTTACTTGTGTTTTTAGGCGTTGCTGTTATCTTCTCGCGTGACCGTAAAAACATTCAGTGGGGTTCTGTCGGTGTTTTAATCGTATTAAACTTAATTTTAGCTTGGTTTTTTGTTTATTTTCCAGCAGGGACATTTGTCGTTGAAAAAGGGGCAGCTGCAATTTCATGGTTAATAGATGCCGCTTTTTCGGGAATTGGCTTCGCATTTAATAGTTTTACAAAAACCGATCAAATGGATATGGCTGTTGCAGCACTTATGCCTATTTTATTAGTCGTTCCATTGTTTGATATTTTAATGTATTTAGGTATTTTGCCGTGGATTATTCGTGGCATTGGCTGGGTGCTTGCTAAAATCACACGCCAACCAAAGTTTGAGTCGTTCTTCGGTATTGAGATGATGTTTTTAGGGAATACAGAAGCACTAGCGGTTTCAAGTGAGCAGTTGAAACGTATGAACGATGCGCGTGTCTTAACGATTGCGATGATGTCAATGAGTTCTGTATCAGGTGCAATTGTTGGTGCATACGTAACAATGATTCCTGGAGAACTTGTGTTAACAGCGATTCCGTTAAATATTGTTAACGCAATGATTGTTTCATCTATATTAAATCCTATTAAGTTAGATCCAGAAGAAGATGTTGTTTATGACTTGCGCTCAAATGAAGCACGTCAACCATTCTTCTCATTTTTAGGAGATTCTGTGTTGAACGCAGGAAAACTTGTCTTGATCATTATTGCGTTTGTAATCAGTTTCGTTGCACTTGCTGAACTAGCAGATCGCTTGATTCACTTGATTACAGGCGGCTTTGCATCACTTATGCACATCAAAGGCAGCTTTGGACTTGACCAAATTTTAGGCGTATTCATGTATCCATTTGCATTGCTTTTAGGCTTACCGTTTGATGAAGCATGGTTGGTTGCGCAACAAATGGCTAAAAAAATTGTGACAAACGAATTTGTTGTGATGGGTGAGATCGCGGGAGAAGTGAATGGTTATGATCCGCACCGTCGTGCGATTATTTCGACATTCTTAATTTCATTTGCAAACTTCTCAACAATTGGAATGATTATTGGAACATTAAAAGGGATTGTAAAAGAGACAACGTCAGACTTTGTGTCTAAATATGTACCGATGATGTTGTTAGCAGGGATTTTAGTATCATTATTAACAGCAGGATTTGTTGGATTATTTGCATGGTAA